A DNA window from Argopecten irradians isolate NY chromosome 10, Ai_NY, whole genome shotgun sequence contains the following coding sequences:
- the LOC138333884 gene encoding beta-hexosaminidase subunit alpha-like isoform X2 — MAAYTKVFMLIVLNFHCVFGNSQLPLQDDFHGAKPTRGEPWPLPQSYTPSAETFSLNYLSFEFRVTGSTCDTLTAAIRRYEELIFGERSKIDNRLKFFSGSQRFSSADGSVNSLSVHVQEACDTTENKYPALESNEAYNLTVASPDSQLVSNTVWGAMRGLETFSQLIYEGLDGQFEMNKTVIQDFPRFKYRGLLLDSSRHFLSVDILKKNLDAMAYNKFNVFHWHIVDDQSFPYESVLFPEMSAMGSYFGLSHTYTQANIKDVVEYARLRGIRVIPEFDTPGHTQSWGKAIQNLLTKCYTSGKPNGNFGPIDPSVNSTYDFLKKFFGEVAEVFPDHYIHLGGDEVSFSCWQSNPQITDFMKKMSFGSNYAQLEQYYMQNLLSIINSLNKGYLIWQEVIDNGATVRPDTVVEVWKSGYVEELNKVTLKGYKTILSACWYLNYISYGTDWYKYYSCDPWGFLGTQQQLDLVIGGEACMWGEYVDNTNVISRTWPRAAAVGERLWSNKDVRDGTKAAPRMAEHRCRLISRGFQAEPINGPDFCEHEYRGV, encoded by the exons ATGGCGGCGTACACAAAAGTGTTTATGCTCATCGTCCTCAACTTTCACTGTGTTTTCGGAAATAGCCAGCTGCCTCTCCAAGACGATTTTCACGGAGCAAAACCAACAAGAGGGGAACCATGGCCTTTACCTCAAAGCTACACACCAAGTGCCGAAACATTCTCTTTGAATTATTTGTCGTTTGAGTTCCGGGTGACTGGTTCAACCTGCGACACACTGACTGCAGCTATCAGACGCTATGAAGAACTAATTTTCGGGGAGCGTTCGAAGATTGACAACCGTCTTAAGTTCTTTTCAGGGTCTCAGAGATTCAGTTCCGCCGACGGGAGCGTGAATTCACTCAGTGTGCACGTTCAAGAAGCATGCGATACTACTGAAAATAAATACCCGGCTCTGGAGTCCAATGAAGCAT ATAACTTAACAGTGGCGAGCCCTGATTCTCAATTGGTTTCCAACACAGTATGGGGAGCTATGCGGGGACTGGAAACATTCAGTCAGCTGATTTACGAAGGTTTGGACGGGCAG TTTGAGATGAATAAGACAGTCATTCAGGATTTCCCACGATTTAAGTACCGTGGGCTTCTACTCGACTCTTCTCGTCACTTCCTCTCCGTCGACATCCTCAAGAAGAACCTG GATGCCATGGCATACAACAAGTTTAATGTGTTCCACTGGCACATTGTTGATGACCAGTCGTTTCCTTACGAAAGTGTCCTCTTCCCCGAGATGAGTGCCATG GGGTCCTATTTTGGTTTGTCTCACACCTACACCCAAGCCAACATCAAAGACGTCGTAGAGTATGCACGTCTCAGGGGAATCCGGGTCATTCCTGAGTTTGACACACCcg GTCATACCCAATCGTGGGGGAAGGCCATACAGAACTTGCTGACAAAGTGCTACACCTCCGGCAAACCCAACGGTAACTTTGGCCCAATTGACCCTTCCGTCAACTCGACCTACGATTTCCTGAAGAAATTCTTTGGGGAGGTGGCCGAGGTGTTCCCCGACCATTACATTCACTTAGGTGGCGACGAAGTGTCCTTCTCATgctg GCAAAGCAACCCTCAGATCACCGACTTCATGAAGAAAATGTCGTTTGGTAGTAACTACGCCCAACTGGAGCAGTACTACATGCAAAA CTTACTGTCCATCATCAACTCACTGAATAAGGGCTATCTGATCTGGCAGGAGGTTATTGACAATGGCGCTACA GTACGTCCGGACACAGTGGTGGAGGTTTGGAAGTCCGGTTACGTGGAAGAGCTCAATAAGGTTACACTTAAAGGCTACAAGACGATTCTGTCCGCATGCTGGTATCTTAATTACATATCGTATGGTACTGACTGGTACAAGTACTACAGTTGTGACCCATGGGGATTTCTTG GTACCCAACAACAACTGGATCTCGTGATTGGTGGGGAGGCGTGTATGTGGGGAGAATATGTAGACAACACTAACGTTATCTCTCGTACCTG gCCACGAGCTGCAGCTGTGGGTGAACGACTCTGGAGTAATAAAGATGTAAGAGATGGTACTAAGGCAGCTCCACGCATGGCTGAACACAGGTGTCGTCTTATCAG CCGAGGATTTCAGGCAGAACCTATCAACGGGCCCGATTTTTGCGAGCACGAATATCGAGGTGTGTAA
- the LOC138333884 gene encoding beta-hexosaminidase subunit alpha-like isoform X1 has translation MAAYTKVFMLIVLNFHCVFGNSQLPLQDDFHGAKPTRGEPWPLPQSYTPSAETFSLNYLSFEFRVTGSTCDTLTAAIRRYEELIFGERSKIDNRLKFFSGSQRFSSADGSVNSLSVHVQEACDTTENKYPALESNEAYNLTVASPDSQLVSNTVWGAMRGLETFSQLIYEGLDGQFEMNKTVIQDFPRFKYRGLLLDSSRHFLSVDILKKNLDAMAYNKFNVFHWHIVDDQSFPYESVLFPEMSAMGSYFGLSHTYTQANIKDVVEYARLRGIRVIPEFDTPGHTQSWGKAIQNLLTKCYTSGKPNGNFGPIDPSVNSTYDFLKKFFGEVAEVFPDHYIHLGGDEVSFSCWQSNPQITDFMKKMSFGSNYAQLEQYYMQNLLSIINSLNKGYLIWQEVIDNGATVRPDTIVEVWKGGYQKELAKVTKLGYHALLSSCWYLNLIAYGSDWKRYYACDPWDMVNGTQQQLDLVIGGEACMWGEYVDNTNVISRTWPRAAAVGERLWSNKDVRDGTKAAPRMAEHRCRLISRGFQAEPINGPDFCEHEYRGV, from the exons ATGGCGGCGTACACAAAAGTGTTTATGCTCATCGTCCTCAACTTTCACTGTGTTTTCGGAAATAGCCAGCTGCCTCTCCAAGACGATTTTCACGGAGCAAAACCAACAAGAGGGGAACCATGGCCTTTACCTCAAAGCTACACACCAAGTGCCGAAACATTCTCTTTGAATTATTTGTCGTTTGAGTTCCGGGTGACTGGTTCAACCTGCGACACACTGACTGCAGCTATCAGACGCTATGAAGAACTAATTTTCGGGGAGCGTTCGAAGATTGACAACCGTCTTAAGTTCTTTTCAGGGTCTCAGAGATTCAGTTCCGCCGACGGGAGCGTGAATTCACTCAGTGTGCACGTTCAAGAAGCATGCGATACTACTGAAAATAAATACCCGGCTCTGGAGTCCAATGAAGCAT ATAACTTAACAGTGGCGAGCCCTGATTCTCAATTGGTTTCCAACACAGTATGGGGAGCTATGCGGGGACTGGAAACATTCAGTCAGCTGATTTACGAAGGTTTGGACGGGCAG TTTGAGATGAATAAGACAGTCATTCAGGATTTCCCACGATTTAAGTACCGTGGGCTTCTACTCGACTCTTCTCGTCACTTCCTCTCCGTCGACATCCTCAAGAAGAACCTG GATGCCATGGCATACAACAAGTTTAATGTGTTCCACTGGCACATTGTTGATGACCAGTCGTTTCCTTACGAAAGTGTCCTCTTCCCCGAGATGAGTGCCATG GGGTCCTATTTTGGTTTGTCTCACACCTACACCCAAGCCAACATCAAAGACGTCGTAGAGTATGCACGTCTCAGGGGAATCCGGGTCATTCCTGAGTTTGACACACCcg GTCATACCCAATCGTGGGGGAAGGCCATACAGAACTTGCTGACAAAGTGCTACACCTCCGGCAAACCCAACGGTAACTTTGGCCCAATTGACCCTTCCGTCAACTCGACCTACGATTTCCTGAAGAAATTCTTTGGGGAGGTGGCCGAGGTGTTCCCCGACCATTACATTCACTTAGGTGGCGACGAAGTGTCCTTCTCATgctg GCAAAGCAACCCTCAGATCACCGACTTCATGAAGAAAATGTCGTTTGGTAGTAACTACGCCCAACTGGAGCAGTACTACATGCAAAA CTTACTGTCCATCATCAACTCACTGAATAAGGGCTATCTGATCTGGCAGGAGGTTATTGACAATGGCGCTACA GTGAGACCAGATACCATTGTTGAAGTATGGAAGGGTGGTTACCAGAAAGAATTAGCCAAGGTTACAAAGCTGGGCTACCACGCCCTATTATCGTCCTGTTGGTATCTGAATCTGATCGCATACGGCAGTGACTGGAAGCGTTACTATGCCTGTGACCCGTGGGACATGGTCAATG GTACCCAACAACAACTGGATCTCGTGATTGGTGGGGAGGCGTGTATGTGGGGAGAATATGTAGACAACACTAACGTTATCTCTCGTACCTG gCCACGAGCTGCAGCTGTGGGTGAACGACTCTGGAGTAATAAAGATGTAAGAGATGGTACTAAGGCAGCTCCACGCATGGCTGAACACAGGTGTCGTCTTATCAG CCGAGGATTTCAGGCAGAACCTATCAACGGGCCCGATTTTTGCGAGCACGAATATCGAGGTGTGTAA
- the LOC138333886 gene encoding nucleoside diphosphate-linked moiety X motif 17-like, with translation MAASGRILVHLKRKGHDKTPSIGKFTQSVLDYFVEEKNINQSEVFAELRDNHLIVTDDKSESKHNSIKIRRPAFCPIHNLQKDQLAALPEDIINRGIDVGAAVILESADNKVLLTRRAKTLRTFPGIWVPPGGHVEKDETFIEAGLRELHEETGLKILPSQCVGGNVQVLALWESVFPPKLTLGLPKRHHIVVYLYGKLTSDLTSDVLTKRIKLQPEEAEACLWLDQRSVQGIVACNEEEKSEQNFKQLNLPETFSGLVIQDEDKKQVNRDIPLRPLFNTSGDTTDGERVSTGTKFALEEWLKKIDK, from the exons atggccgccagtggAAGAATTCTGGTGCACCTGAAACGGAAAGGACACGATAAGACCCCATCTATTGGCAAGTTTACACAG AGTGTGCTGGACTACTTTGTTGAAGAGAAGAACATCAACCAATCAGAAGTGTTTGCAGAACTTAGAGACAACCATCTCATCGTCACAGATGACAAATCAGAATCTAAACACAACTCTATCAAAATCAGG CGGCCAGCGTTTTGTCCCATACACAATCTGCAGAAAGATCAGCTTGCAGCTTTACCTGAGGACATTATAAACAGAGGGATTGATGTCGGGGCAGCTGTAATCCTAGAATCGGCCGACAATAAAGTTTTATTGACACGTCGTGCAAAAACTCTGAGGACTTTCCCTGGAATCTGGGTCCCACCAG gTGGACATGTTGAAAAAGACGAAACA TTCATTGAAGCAGGATTACGAGAGCTGCATGAAGAGACTGGACTGAAGATTTTACCTTCTCAGTGTGTTGGTGGCAATGTACAGGTTTTGGCACTATGGGAG TCGGTTTTCCCGCCAAAGCTCACCCTTGGACTTCCGAAAAGACACCAtattgttgtttacctgtatggaAAACTGACCTCTGACCTTACATCCGATGTACTCACCAAGAGAATAAAACTGCAGCCAGAGGAAGCAGAGGCGTGTTTATGGCTTGACCAGAGAAGTGTTCAGGGTATTGTGGCTTGCAATGAAGAAGAAAAGTCGGAACAAAACTTCAAGCAGTTGAATTTACCAGAAACTTTCAG TGGGCTTGTTATACAAGATGAAGATAAGAAACAGGTGAACCGTGACATTCCTCTCCGTCCATTGTTTAATACGTCAGGT